One Thunnus albacares chromosome 12, fThuAlb1.1, whole genome shotgun sequence genomic region harbors:
- the angptl4 gene encoding angiopoietin-related protein 4, which yields MKTTLATLTLCLVVLMATGFPFERKGGSTSGGSAKEKRVQYAAWDDVNVIAHGLLQLGQGLKEHVDKTKVQMRDISTKLKVFNRTVTELGKESQRLRVEGETLKARAQGLEDREGQLLNVTAGLREKAEEMQQERRTMSERMSRLEEKVDSMLQGDAVLPDSNTGNSAAKNNSDARNVQLMLEAQNRRIDDLMERIRLQQEKLDKQNVRIRTLQSQIQQSRQRASLPSSDTDGSVQSRDPEQRDSPVEMASDCHELFLRGETTSGVYTIQPINAEPFKVFCEMTADGGWTVIQRRQDGSVNFDQLWQAYEKGFGNLNGEFWLGLEKIHSIAKVGGYTLKIKFSDWGDDFASVHLPFQLGGQETKYSLQIEETGTFSTLESSLGTDATSGLPFSTRDQDNDQKNDTNCAKHLSGGWWFSNCGRSNLNGRYFQSPPPKQRHQRKQGIFWKTWRGRYYPLKSSMMMIAPAAVENKS from the exons ATGAAGACGACACTGGCAACTCTGACTCTGTGCCTGGTGGTGCTTATGGCTACAGGTTTCCCATTCGAGAGGAAAGGGGGATCGACCTCCGGCGGCAGTGCCAAGGAGAAGCGTGTACAGTACGCGGCATGGGATGACGTGAATGTCATTGCCCATGGGCTGCTGCAGCTGGGCCAGGGGCTGAAGGAGCATGTGGACAAAACCAAAGTCCAAATGAGGGACATTTCCACCAAGCTGAAGGTGTTCAATCGCACAGTGACCGAGCTGGGGAAGGAAAGCCAGAGGCTGCGAGTGGAGGGGGAGACCCTGAAGGCTCGAGCCCAGGgactggaggacagagaggggcAGCTGCTGAATGTCACAGCCGGGCTGAGAGAGAAGGCAGAGGAGAtgcagcaggagaggaggacGATGAGTGAGAGGATGAGCCGGCTAGAGGAGAAGGTGGACAGCATGCTGCAGGGAGACGCAGTGCTGCCTGACTCGAATACTGGCAACAGTGCTGCCAAGAACAACAGTGATGCTCGCAACGTCCAG ctgATGCTGGAGGCTCAAAACAGACGCATTGATGATCTGATGGAGCGGATCAGACTGCAGCAGGAGAAGCTTGACAAGCAAAATGTGCGCATCAGAACCCTGCAAAGTCAG atccaGCAGTCAAGACAGAGAGCATCCCTGCCGAGCAGCGACACTGACGGCTCTGTGCAAAGTCGCGACCCGGAGCAGCGCGACTCACCAGTCG AAATGGCATCAGACTGTCATGAGCTGTTCCTGAGAGGAGAGACCACCAGCGGGGTCTACACCATCCAACCAATAAACGCAGAGCCCTTTAAAGTCTTCTGTGAGATGACAGCTG ATGGTGGATGGACAGTGATCCAAAGGCGTCAGGACGGCTCAGTGAACTTTGACCAGCTATGGCAGGCCTACGAGAAAGGCTTTGGCAACCTGAATG GAGAGTTCTGGTTGGGTCTTGAAAAGATCCATTCCATCGCCAAAGTTGGCGGATACACCCTCAAAATCAAGTTCTCTGACTGGGGGGATGACTTTGCATCCGTCCACCTCCCCTTCCAACTTGGTGGACAGGAAACCAAATATTCACTGCAGATTGAGGAGACCGGCACTTTCAGCACTCTGGAGAGTTCTCTGGGGACTGATGCCACATCCGGCCTGCCATTCTCCACCCGCGACCAAGACAATGACCAGAAAAATGACACCAACTGTGCCAAGCACCTCTCCG GTGGCTGGTGGTTCAGTAACTGTGGTCGCTCCAACCTAAACGGAAGATACTTCCAGAGCCCTCCTCCCAAGCAGCGGCACCAGAGGAAGCAGGGCATCTTCTGGAAGACCTGGAGGGGCCGCTACTACCCCCTGAAGTCCAGCATGATGATGATTGCCCCCGCTGCAGTTGAGAACAAGTCATAA